One Glutamicibacter mishrai genomic window carries:
- a CDS encoding methyltransferase family protein gives MQDATHRDEEEGRSSPARPWPHIWSRCYFALQALAGACWWIGVFTLDEIRATTLGDLPAGLIAWFDMPLFVVGSLLVACGLRRTVWIVVPWILIVTFGLLAYSLVTRTAGYGALLMIASSVCSVLAGTQLLLGRIPTELLLRGPFAFRPAPSQAARSHLSRTIRQLILFWLVFLCIIPAIIIQAEQRLGLAVDFALWTRIFGICVLVLASCLGIWSAVTMSTRGQGTPLPSAMPNRLVISGPYVFVRNPMAVAGIVQGMAVGLVASSWLVVIYAFAGSLLWNWLVRPSEEANLEESFGDEFRSYRNNVSCWIPKIRKRR, from the coding sequence ATGCAGGACGCCACACATCGGGACGAAGAGGAAGGTCGGAGCTCACCAGCCCGGCCTTGGCCACACATCTGGTCTCGTTGCTACTTTGCGCTCCAAGCGCTGGCTGGAGCATGCTGGTGGATTGGCGTTTTCACCCTCGACGAGATTCGCGCAACCACCCTTGGCGATTTGCCAGCGGGGCTAATCGCATGGTTCGACATGCCCCTCTTTGTCGTTGGTTCCCTGCTGGTCGCTTGCGGGTTGCGGCGGACCGTCTGGATCGTTGTCCCCTGGATTCTCATTGTCACCTTCGGGCTCCTTGCCTATTCCCTGGTCACCCGAACAGCTGGTTATGGCGCGCTGCTGATGATTGCATCCTCGGTCTGCTCCGTTCTTGCCGGCACGCAGCTTCTGCTAGGGCGGATCCCGACCGAGTTGTTGTTGCGAGGCCCTTTCGCGTTTCGCCCCGCGCCTTCGCAAGCTGCCCGAAGCCATCTGTCGCGCACCATAAGGCAGCTGATCCTCTTTTGGCTAGTGTTCTTGTGCATCATTCCGGCGATAATCATCCAGGCAGAGCAGCGCTTGGGCTTGGCAGTCGACTTCGCACTTTGGACTCGGATCTTCGGGATCTGCGTGTTGGTGTTGGCTAGCTGCTTGGGCATTTGGTCTGCTGTGACCATGTCCACCCGTGGGCAAGGAACGCCCTTGCCGTCCGCGATGCCGAACCGCTTGGTCATTTCCGGCCCCTACGTTTTCGTACGAAACCCAATGGCTGTCGCTGGAATCGTCCAGGGCATGGCGGTGGGGCTAGTGGCGAGCTCCTGGCTTGTCGTCATTTACGCGTTCGCGGGATCGCTGCTCTGGAATTGGCTGGTGAGGCCATCGGAGGAAGCCAATCTCGAAGAGAGTTTTGGCGACGAGTTCCGGTCCTACCGGAACAATGTTTCCTGCTGGATCCCGAAAATCCGCAAGCGCCGTTAG
- a CDS encoding maleylpyruvate isomerase family mycothiol-dependent enzyme yields MQSRIWELVSSERTQLLGVLENFTEDQWHMRTLSEQWQVRDVVAHLTSAGSTGVVAWLVNMFGSALNVDRHNQRLLEKYLGDNDQMTLENFRHSQNLRIAPLNSAAALLGELVVHGQDIAVPCAVEYKPSADAVMEVAKFFVTKDFAVNSKKLVKGLKLSSNDQPFVHGYGPEIRGQLLDLVMVMAGRKDNLAKLEGAGTEILAARLG; encoded by the coding sequence ATGCAGTCTCGGATCTGGGAACTTGTTAGTAGTGAACGCACGCAACTGCTTGGAGTGCTTGAGAACTTCACAGAAGATCAATGGCATATGCGGACACTAAGTGAGCAGTGGCAGGTGCGCGATGTTGTTGCACATTTGACGTCCGCCGGTTCGACCGGCGTGGTCGCATGGCTAGTCAATATGTTCGGTAGCGCGCTGAACGTCGATCGACATAATCAGAGGCTGCTAGAAAAATACCTCGGCGACAACGATCAAATGACTCTAGAAAATTTCCGACACAGCCAGAATCTGAGGATCGCCCCGCTGAACTCAGCAGCTGCATTGCTTGGAGAACTCGTCGTTCATGGACAAGATATCGCGGTACCGTGCGCTGTTGAATATAAGCCTTCAGCGGACGCCGTGATGGAGGTAGCGAAGTTTTTCGTGACGAAGGACTTCGCGGTGAACAGCAAAAAATTGGTCAAAGGGCTGAAACTGAGCTCCAATGATCAACCTTTTGTCCATGGCTACGGTCCTGAAATACGTGGCCAGCTGCTGGACCTAGTTATGGTGATGGCCGGACGCAAGGACAACTTGGCCAAATTAGAGGGCGCTGGGACTGAAATCCTTGCCGCGCGCCTAGGCTAA
- a CDS encoding GNAT family N-acetyltransferase — translation MTTFTFRSVELSHDTALLHSWIATEHAAFWGMPTATQDQINTEYNSLLATEDYEVLLGLDESGAARFLIELYNPAASPLAQAYNYVRGDRGLHFLAPASEQPQPGFTLEAMAAAVSHAFTRPGIERIIVEPDVRNKAIHALNARVGFRPVRPIELAEHDGSIKQALLSICTRNDFETATGHNLGSSFLSPERWEIAHRHVLAKALGEFSHERLLEPADHGDGTYSVQKDGHRYLFAARRFHLNHWLVAPASLEHHEYINGSWQPSEVDVIDFVTRFYQELTLSEAQLPTYLEELSSTLSSHCYKQVHSTHDSAALAQFPGTAAQSFQLVESSMTEGHPCFVANNGRMGIGRSDYLRYAPETGAALNLGWAAAHKSRAQFDAIDTLDYESLLASQLDDGERKELDQALARALFGTGYSAEEYILMPVHPWQWENRLSVTFANDIARKQLIWLGTSHDEYQAQQSIRTFFNLSDPTRHYVKTAMSILNMGFMRGLSAEYMKVTPAINQWLGELFDNDPVLSTQPVALLREIAAVGYRNPQFEAATEKSAPQRKMLAALWRESPINLLEEGQTLATMASLLHVDSQGKSFAAALVRRSGLDPARWLAEYFDAYLVPLVHCLAAYDLVFMPHGENVIMILENGAVKKVLLKDLGEEIAVLSDRVELPEEIRRVRTGGDPVLSVFTDVFDSFFRFLAPLLDVEDILPEADFWKIVAERLMDYRAEHPEFSQRFDELGLFAQSFPLSCLNRLQLRNNQQMLDLTDQSGGLLYAGDLENPLASALVGAN, via the coding sequence ATGACCACTTTCACTTTCCGCTCCGTCGAGCTGTCGCACGACACCGCATTGCTCCATTCATGGATCGCTACCGAGCACGCCGCTTTCTGGGGCATGCCCACAGCCACCCAAGATCAGATCAACACCGAATACAACTCCTTGCTGGCCACCGAGGACTATGAGGTGCTGCTCGGGCTCGATGAATCAGGGGCCGCTCGGTTCCTGATCGAGCTGTACAACCCTGCCGCCTCGCCGCTGGCCCAGGCCTATAACTACGTGCGAGGCGATCGCGGGCTGCATTTCCTGGCGCCGGCCAGTGAACAGCCGCAGCCCGGTTTCACCCTCGAAGCCATGGCCGCGGCGGTGAGCCATGCCTTCACCCGGCCTGGCATCGAGCGGATCATCGTCGAACCGGATGTGCGCAACAAGGCCATCCACGCGCTGAACGCCCGGGTCGGCTTCCGCCCGGTCCGCCCCATTGAACTGGCCGAACACGATGGTTCGATCAAGCAGGCCTTGCTCTCGATCTGCACCCGCAATGATTTCGAAACCGCCACCGGGCACAACCTGGGTTCCTCCTTCCTCTCCCCCGAGCGCTGGGAGATCGCCCACCGCCATGTGCTGGCCAAGGCCCTCGGTGAGTTCTCCCATGAACGATTGCTCGAACCGGCCGACCACGGCGATGGTACCTACTCGGTGCAGAAGGACGGGCACCGCTACCTCTTCGCCGCGCGCCGATTCCATCTCAACCACTGGCTGGTTGCGCCAGCCAGCCTGGAGCACCACGAATACATCAACGGAAGCTGGCAACCCTCCGAGGTCGATGTCATCGATTTCGTGACCCGTTTTTATCAAGAGCTCACGCTCTCCGAGGCGCAGCTGCCAACCTATCTCGAAGAGCTGTCCTCGACGCTGTCCAGCCACTGCTACAAGCAGGTCCATTCCACGCACGATTCGGCCGCGCTCGCCCAGTTCCCTGGCACCGCGGCCCAGTCCTTCCAGCTGGTCGAGTCCTCCATGACCGAAGGCCATCCCTGCTTTGTCGCGAACAATGGCCGCATGGGCATAGGCCGCAGCGACTACCTGCGTTACGCCCCGGAAACCGGTGCCGCGCTGAATCTCGGGTGGGCTGCGGCGCACAAATCCCGCGCCCAGTTTGATGCGATCGACACCCTGGACTACGAATCCCTTCTGGCCAGCCAGCTGGATGACGGCGAGCGCAAAGAGCTGGACCAGGCGCTGGCCCGGGCCTTGTTCGGCACCGGATACTCAGCCGAGGAGTACATCCTTATGCCCGTGCACCCTTGGCAGTGGGAAAACCGCCTGTCGGTGACCTTCGCGAACGATATCGCGCGCAAGCAGCTGATCTGGCTCGGCACCAGCCACGACGAATACCAGGCGCAACAGTCCATCCGCACCTTCTTCAACCTTTCGGATCCGACCCGGCACTACGTCAAGACCGCGATGTCCATCCTGAACATGGGCTTCATGCGCGGCCTGAGCGCCGAATACATGAAGGTCACCCCGGCCATCAACCAGTGGCTGGGCGAGTTATTCGACAATGACCCTGTGCTCTCCACCCAGCCGGTGGCCCTGCTGCGCGAGATCGCTGCCGTCGGCTACCGCAATCCGCAGTTCGAAGCGGCCACCGAGAAGAGCGCGCCACAACGCAAGATGCTCGCGGCCCTGTGGCGCGAATCGCCGATCAACCTACTGGAAGAAGGACAGACGTTGGCCACCATGGCCAGCCTGCTGCATGTGGATTCGCAGGGCAAGTCCTTTGCCGCGGCGCTGGTCCGGCGCAGCGGCCTGGACCCTGCTCGATGGCTGGCCGAATACTTCGACGCCTACCTGGTCCCGCTGGTCCACTGCTTGGCAGCCTACGACCTGGTCTTCATGCCCCATGGCGAAAACGTGATCATGATCCTGGAAAACGGCGCTGTGAAGAAGGTGTTGCTCAAGGATTTGGGCGAGGAGATCGCCGTGCTCTCGGACCGGGTCGAGTTGCCCGAAGAAATCCGCCGTGTGCGAACCGGCGGGGATCCTGTGCTCTCGGTCTTCACCGATGTTTTCGATTCCTTCTTCCGCTTCCTGGCGCCGTTGCTGGATGTTGAAGACATCCTGCCCGAAGCCGACTTCTGGAAGATCGTGGCTGAGCGCCTGATGGACTACCGTGCCGAGCATCCTGAATTTTCTCAGCGCTTTGACGAGCTGGGATTGTTTGCACAATCTTTCCCGCTCTCCTGCCTCAACCGATTGCAGCTGCGCAACAACCAGCAAATGCTTGATCTCACCGACCAGTCCGGTGGTCTGCTTTATGCCGGGGACTTGGAGAACCCGTTGGCGTCTGCCTTGGTTGGAGCCAACTAA
- a CDS encoding phage holin family protein, whose product MTEAESTQADESLKSSVKSAKAQVDGLKELVPQQLSDEVKLATTVLKGKGISLGMAAALAGAALVVVLLFVIAVVVTLVNVLAIWLPGWAAALIVAGFFLLVAAILGLVGYAKVKKALPLKPEAAIRGIRHDLGVLKDGSEFDVSTLDEPLKKKSDEDEDSDKKKEPKPPAPSADELILRTRRRRRQIQALRDNLGESVQAPLAKIDKVRSFTQSAGDKVSGAAAKARGFVRPASSASEDQSEADRASGQRLEQARPYLVMAGSTLALGAVIRALFKRS is encoded by the coding sequence ATGACTGAAGCTGAATCGACGCAAGCTGACGAAAGCCTAAAGTCGAGCGTCAAGAGTGCGAAGGCGCAGGTTGATGGACTCAAGGAGCTTGTTCCACAACAGCTCTCAGACGAAGTCAAGCTGGCGACGACCGTACTTAAGGGCAAAGGAATCAGCCTTGGCATGGCAGCTGCACTTGCAGGTGCTGCACTCGTCGTGGTTTTGCTTTTTGTGATTGCCGTCGTAGTGACCTTGGTAAACGTTCTGGCTATCTGGCTACCTGGATGGGCCGCAGCACTGATTGTTGCCGGCTTCTTCCTGCTGGTCGCAGCCATCTTGGGCTTGGTGGGATACGCCAAGGTGAAGAAGGCTCTGCCGTTGAAGCCAGAAGCAGCAATTAGAGGTATTCGCCATGACTTGGGTGTGCTCAAGGATGGCAGCGAGTTCGACGTCAGCACGCTCGACGAACCGCTGAAGAAGAAGTCTGATGAAGACGAAGATAGCGACAAGAAGAAGGAACCAAAGCCGCCAGCACCAAGCGCTGACGAACTGATCCTTCGGACCCGCCGTCGTCGTCGCCAGATTCAGGCACTGCGTGACAACCTTGGTGAGAGCGTCCAGGCGCCTCTGGCCAAGATCGACAAAGTACGTTCCTTTACGCAAAGCGCTGGAGACAAAGTTTCCGGTGCGGCGGCCAAGGCTCGTGGATTCGTTCGACCAGCGTCTTCGGCTTCCGAAGATCAATCGGAGGCTGACAGAGCCAGCGGTCAACGCTTAGAGCAGGCACGTCCGTACCTGGTGATGGCTGGTTCAACGCTGGCACTGGGTGCAGTAATTCGCGCTCTATTCAAGCGCTCCTAA
- a CDS encoding MFS transporter: MGETKQRSRSQRYLLGSNASDAAGRTLTDITVDLIFVGTLSATAFQMGLLNTLGSLAFVFASIPAGHLVDRHSALKVLRIGLAGKIAVLACLAVLAISGTLNIALGMMLCVLLGICNVFSETAQTAAVPRLIGEEPETRAAGISKLIARLGAADQSLTVIIPALAGTGFALFGGPTLLSLSAALGGFALMLAWRIRGYRAGSTANEVRDRSAGYGSMLTGLRYLVSNRLLLATTVTVALSNLGLAIGSSVEAIFIINDLGFGEVGFGAYASASGAGGLIGALLATRVTGKYSSPALLLWTGLAQMVLASMVLAAAFTSGIWSICLLGLQALGWGSVALIFNISASSWLVEMVPEELLGRVLSARRLLTFGAVPIGSLLGGALGSALGTQAALAGWVAASMLAVSCFLILREPANR, encoded by the coding sequence ATGGGTGAGACCAAGCAGCGTTCGCGCAGCCAGCGTTATCTCCTTGGCTCCAATGCCTCGGATGCTGCCGGTCGAACACTGACTGACATCACCGTTGACCTGATCTTTGTCGGCACGCTGAGCGCAACCGCCTTTCAGATGGGGCTGCTGAACACGCTCGGATCGCTCGCCTTCGTCTTCGCCAGCATCCCGGCCGGACACCTCGTGGACCGGCACTCGGCGCTGAAAGTGCTGCGCATCGGATTGGCCGGGAAAATAGCAGTTCTGGCCTGCCTCGCCGTTCTTGCGATCAGCGGGACATTGAACATCGCGCTGGGCATGATGCTGTGCGTGCTGTTGGGCATCTGCAATGTCTTTTCCGAAACGGCGCAAACCGCCGCGGTACCCAGGCTCATCGGCGAAGAGCCTGAAACGCGGGCCGCGGGCATCAGCAAGCTCATCGCACGTTTGGGTGCAGCGGATCAAAGCCTGACAGTGATCATTCCAGCGCTCGCCGGTACCGGCTTCGCCCTATTTGGCGGGCCGACGCTGCTGAGCCTGTCCGCAGCCCTCGGCGGTTTCGCCTTGATGCTGGCATGGAGGATTCGCGGCTATCGCGCCGGAAGCACAGCCAATGAAGTGCGCGATCGCAGCGCAGGTTACGGCTCCATGCTCACCGGGCTTCGCTACCTGGTTTCCAACCGCTTGCTCCTGGCCACCACAGTAACGGTGGCGCTCTCCAATCTGGGGTTGGCCATCGGATCATCCGTGGAAGCGATCTTCATCATCAATGACCTGGGCTTTGGCGAAGTCGGGTTCGGCGCCTATGCCTCGGCCTCGGGCGCTGGAGGGTTGATCGGCGCACTGCTTGCTACCAGGGTCACCGGAAAGTACTCATCGCCCGCCCTCTTGCTGTGGACCGGGCTGGCTCAAATGGTGCTGGCTTCGATGGTGTTGGCCGCGGCATTTACGAGCGGTATCTGGAGCATTTGCTTGCTCGGTCTTCAGGCCTTGGGCTGGGGGAGCGTGGCTTTGATCTTCAACATCTCTGCTTCGTCCTGGCTGGTAGAGATGGTGCCAGAAGAATTGCTTGGGCGGGTGCTCAGCGCTCGCCGCCTGCTGACTTTCGGCGCCGTTCCCATCGGCAGCTTGCTCGGTGGCGCGTTGGGCTCCGCGCTAGGTACGCAGGCCGCTTTAGCTGGCTGGGTGGCGGCAAGCATGCTCGCGGTGTCGTGTTTCCTGATCCTTCGAGAACCTGCCAACCGCTAG
- a CDS encoding pyridoxal phosphate-dependent decarboxylase family protein, with protein sequence MLLGASLPTLQIPDVPLPLFDDALLCSETAGAYEEASHHAVSLVAERFATTSAPTTGPTPQQMAAKINHVDLHSPLGSTEQSFNELTSLYLDDAVYFHDTKYAAHLNCPVAIPAVVAENFVTSINTSMDTFDQSAGATLIERKLVSFTAELIGFDANTADGIFTSGGTQSNLQAMLIARNTATARLEGSLPERLAKLRIYCSEDAHFSIRNAAMLLGLGYEAAVAIPTDAQHRMDAQALRDQLAEDLNAGLIPMAISATSGTTDFGAIDPLAELREIATESGAWLHVDAAYGCGLLVSNRHRHRLDGIEQADSVTVDYHKSFFQPIGSSALIVRSGASFESIAHYAEYLNPAAEAAATPNQVSKSLQTTRRFDALKLWVTLRTLGASRLGEMFDQVIALAEDAQQEVAMRSQLHLVADVQLSTLVFSFEDPQHHLDLAEHNVLANQIRQRLYASGEAMIAATTVAGKRLLKLTLLNPNTTLADISEILDAICRIGTEILAERTTGEK encoded by the coding sequence ATGCTCTTGGGTGCCTCACTACCTACCCTGCAAATCCCTGATGTTCCCCTCCCGCTCTTCGACGACGCACTGTTGTGCTCAGAGACCGCAGGAGCCTACGAAGAAGCTTCACACCACGCGGTATCCCTCGTCGCCGAGAGATTCGCAACTACCAGCGCCCCGACCACCGGGCCGACACCACAGCAGATGGCAGCGAAGATCAACCATGTGGATCTTCATTCGCCCTTGGGCTCAACCGAACAGTCCTTCAACGAGCTGACCTCTCTGTACCTCGACGACGCGGTCTACTTCCATGACACCAAGTACGCCGCCCACCTCAACTGCCCGGTAGCCATCCCAGCGGTTGTTGCCGAAAACTTCGTCACCAGCATCAACACCTCGATGGACACCTTCGACCAAAGCGCCGGCGCCACCCTGATCGAGCGCAAGCTGGTCAGCTTCACCGCAGAGCTCATCGGCTTTGATGCCAACACCGCTGACGGGATCTTCACCTCCGGCGGCACGCAATCGAATCTCCAGGCCATGCTCATCGCCCGCAATACCGCAACTGCCAGGCTCGAAGGTTCCCTGCCCGAACGCCTGGCGAAGCTGCGGATCTACTGCTCCGAAGATGCGCACTTCTCGATCCGCAATGCCGCGATGCTGCTCGGGCTGGGCTATGAAGCCGCGGTTGCCATCCCTACCGATGCCCAGCACCGGATGGATGCCCAGGCCTTGCGCGACCAGCTGGCCGAAGACCTCAACGCAGGCCTGATCCCCATGGCGATTTCCGCCACCAGCGGCACCACCGACTTCGGCGCCATCGACCCGCTGGCCGAGTTGCGCGAGATCGCGACCGAGTCCGGCGCCTGGCTGCATGTGGATGCCGCCTACGGTTGCGGCCTGCTCGTGTCGAACCGGCACCGCCACCGTCTTGATGGAATCGAACAGGCCGACTCGGTCACCGTGGACTACCACAAGTCCTTCTTCCAGCCCATCGGTTCCAGCGCCCTGATTGTTCGCTCAGGAGCGAGTTTCGAATCCATTGCGCACTACGCCGAATACCTGAACCCGGCCGCCGAAGCCGCCGCCACCCCCAACCAGGTGTCCAAGTCCCTGCAGACCACCCGGCGCTTCGACGCGCTGAAACTGTGGGTCACCCTGCGCACGCTTGGCGCCTCGCGCCTGGGTGAAATGTTCGACCAGGTCATTGCTCTGGCCGAAGACGCCCAGCAGGAAGTCGCCATGCGCTCGCAGCTTCATCTGGTGGCCGACGTGCAGCTGAGCACCTTGGTCTTCTCCTTCGAAGACCCGCAGCACCACCTGGATCTGGCCGAGCATAACGTCCTGGCCAACCAGATCCGCCAACGCCTCTACGCCAGCGGCGAAGCCATGATCGCAGCCACCACGGTGGCCGGCAAGCGCCTGCTCAAGCTCACCCTGCTCAACCCCAACACCACGCTGGCTGACATCAGCGAGATCCTCGATGCCATCTGCCGCATCGGCACCGAAATCCTGGCCGAACGCACCACCGGAGAAAAGTAA
- a CDS encoding glycosyltransferase family 4 protein: MKLVIDARYTRITHHDGISRYTAGLIAAASKLADVTMLINDPRQLAMLPEVPYLKISAPTSVLEPFVALQINKLYADVVFSPMQTMGTLGRNFPVILTLHDLIYYAHPHAPKFLPAPIRIGWFLFHQVYWPQRLLLNRADAVATVSNTTAGLMRKHRLTKKHIGLVSNAPTGGFARRDPENKPQKTLLYMGSFMEYKNVETLIRAMEYLPDYELHLLSGIKEPRRQELTELIPAGAKILFHNGVSDQEYEQLLSECTALVTLSREEGYGLPLVEAMSMGTPVVVTDMPIFREVAEEAALYASPDDAPGFAEQVRTLADPATWKEFSQRAVQRAEHYSWERSAQQLLELAKYASDHRK, encoded by the coding sequence GTGAAACTTGTTATCGACGCACGATACACCCGCATTACCCACCATGACGGAATCAGCCGATACACTGCCGGCTTGATCGCCGCTGCCAGCAAGTTGGCAGACGTCACCATGCTCATTAACGACCCCCGCCAGCTGGCCATGCTGCCCGAGGTGCCCTACCTGAAGATCTCTGCTCCAACCAGCGTGCTCGAACCCTTTGTCGCCTTGCAGATCAACAAGCTCTATGCCGACGTGGTGTTTTCCCCTATGCAAACCATGGGGACTTTGGGCAGGAACTTCCCGGTCATTTTGACGCTTCACGACCTGATCTACTACGCGCATCCGCACGCGCCGAAATTCCTTCCGGCACCGATCAGGATCGGCTGGTTCCTGTTCCATCAGGTCTACTGGCCGCAACGCCTGCTCCTGAACCGGGCTGACGCGGTGGCAACCGTCTCCAATACGACCGCAGGCCTGATGCGAAAGCATCGTCTGACCAAGAAACACATCGGGCTGGTATCCAATGCACCCACCGGTGGCTTTGCGCGACGCGATCCGGAAAACAAGCCCCAGAAGACCCTGCTCTACATGGGGTCCTTCATGGAGTACAAGAACGTCGAGACCCTGATCCGGGCCATGGAATACCTCCCGGATTATGAGTTGCATCTGCTCAGCGGCATCAAGGAACCTCGACGCCAGGAGCTCACGGAATTGATTCCGGCCGGGGCAAAAATCCTGTTCCACAATGGCGTGAGCGATCAGGAATATGAGCAACTGCTCAGCGAGTGCACTGCCTTGGTGACGCTCTCGCGAGAAGAAGGCTACGGACTGCCGTTGGTGGAAGCCATGAGCATGGGTACCCCCGTGGTAGTCACTGATATGCCGATCTTCCGTGAAGTAGCTGAGGAAGCTGCGCTGTACGCATCGCCCGATGACGCTCCAGGATTTGCCGAGCAGGTGCGCACGTTGGCTGATCCGGCTACCTGGAAAGAATTTTCTCAACGCGCGGTTCAACGCGCGGAACACTACTCCTGGGAACGCTCTGCTCAGCAGCTGCTGGAATTAGCCAAGTATGCGTCAGATCACAGGAAATAA
- a CDS encoding lysine N(6)-hydroxylase/L-ornithine N(5)-oxygenase family protein yields the protein MNQPSEHFDVIAIGAGPFNLGFAALTDGLADLKVAVLDAAEKFVWHPGMMLPGTHLQVPFMADLVTMADPTNKYSFLNYLKGQQRIYPFYIREDFYALRQEYSNYLAWAAESIQSVRFGHRVLQAEYRDGLYHLSVLTEAGMSRFTAQKLVLGTGTQPYLPPVISENALGTGKVVHSSDYLFERDGLLASTGSARAKVTCVLGSGQSAAEIFLDLLRSLPEEDHLIWATRSERYFPLEYTKLTLEMTSPEYIDHFHGLPMAKRDELSAEQKGLYKGINADLINEIHKELYERSITAPANVHLRTGCAATSITADGQNINVSLRHERTEQDLDFAVDNLVMATGYRAGVPDFLGGITERISYLADGRFNVDREYSIGLEQDIFVQNAELHTHGFTAPDLGMGAYRNSVIINRLAGREVYQVEERIAFQEFGAAELTGLPTATEATSHA from the coding sequence ATGAATCAACCAAGCGAGCACTTCGACGTCATCGCCATCGGCGCCGGCCCCTTCAACCTGGGATTTGCCGCCTTGACCGACGGCCTCGCAGACCTCAAGGTCGCAGTCCTCGACGCCGCCGAAAAATTCGTCTGGCACCCGGGAATGATGCTTCCCGGAACACATCTGCAGGTACCCTTCATGGCGGACCTGGTCACCATGGCCGACCCCACCAACAAGTACTCCTTCCTGAACTACTTGAAGGGCCAGCAGCGGATCTACCCGTTCTACATCCGAGAAGACTTCTACGCCCTGCGCCAGGAATACTCCAACTACCTGGCCTGGGCCGCCGAGAGCATCCAGAGTGTCCGATTCGGGCACCGGGTGCTTCAGGCTGAATACCGCGATGGCCTCTACCACCTCTCGGTGCTCACGGAGGCGGGAATGAGCCGCTTCACCGCGCAGAAACTAGTGCTCGGCACCGGAACCCAGCCCTACCTTCCACCGGTGATCAGCGAAAATGCTTTGGGCACCGGCAAGGTGGTGCACTCCAGCGACTACCTCTTCGAACGCGACGGGCTGCTGGCATCCACCGGCTCCGCCCGGGCCAAGGTCACCTGCGTTTTGGGCAGCGGTCAAAGCGCCGCGGAAATCTTCTTGGACCTGCTGCGCAGCCTGCCCGAAGAAGACCATCTGATCTGGGCCACCCGCTCCGAGCGCTACTTCCCGCTGGAGTACACGAAGCTCACCTTGGAAATGACCTCGCCCGAATACATCGACCACTTCCACGGCTTGCCGATGGCCAAGCGCGATGAGCTCTCCGCCGAGCAGAAGGGCCTGTACAAGGGCATCAACGCGGATCTGATCAACGAGATCCATAAGGAACTCTACGAACGCAGCATCACTGCCCCGGCCAATGTGCACCTTCGCACCGGCTGCGCCGCCACCAGCATCACCGCAGATGGCCAGAACATCAATGTGTCGCTGCGCCATGAACGCACCGAACAAGACCTGGACTTCGCGGTCGACAATCTGGTGATGGCCACCGGCTACCGCGCCGGCGTGCCCGATTTCCTTGGCGGGATCACCGAACGCATCAGCTACCTGGCCGATGGCCGTTTCAACGTGGACCGCGAATACTCCATCGGCCTGGAACAGGACATCTTCGTGCAGAACGCCGAGCTGCATACCCACGGCTTCACCGCGCCCGATCTGGGCATGGGCGCCTATCGCAATTCGGTGATCATCAACCGCCTGGCCGGCCGCGAGGTGTACCAGGTCGAAGAACGCATCGCCTTCCAAGAGTTCGGCGCAGCGGAACTGACCGGACTGCCCACCGCCACCGAAGCCACCTCGCACGCCTAA